In a single window of the Elaeis guineensis isolate ETL-2024a chromosome 8, EG11, whole genome shotgun sequence genome:
- the LOC105049743 gene encoding probable rRNA-processing protein EBP2 homolog isoform X1: protein MRMVAFKETEILLNGETMMADDVEDVDDEESESEPEEVALSEPAKNAVYNKEGLLEKLDDISWPENVEWIHKLTVDHDHDQEKEIDVNDDLARELAFYTQALDGTRQAFEKLQPMGIPFLRPPDYYAEMVKSDAHMLKIKGKLLVEKKKIEEAEERKKAREAKKIAKELQAQKAKERAKRKKEEIESVKKWRKQRQQNGFARGKGDEVDLAFDDFERTKKRRPGVAPGDRSGGFARKRGNEKGGKKREFRDAKFGHGGRKGMRKQNIAETTNDLRGFNDGDMSKNKRRKG, encoded by the exons ATGAG AATGGTTGCATTCAAAGAAACAGAAATTCTGCTTAATGGTGAAACAATGATGGCTGATGATGTGGAAGATGTAGATGATGAAGAATCAGAGTCTGAACCTGAAGAAGTGGCGTTATCTGAACCTGCGAAGAATGCTGTGTACAATAAAGAAGGCCTTCTCGAGAAGCTTGATGATATATCATGGCCAGAAAATGTTGAATGGATTCACAAACTAACTGTCGATCATGATCATGATCAGGAGAAGGAAATCGATGTGAATGACGACTTAGCTCGTGAGCTAGCATTTTACACACAGGCATTGGATGGGACTCGCCAAGCTTTTGAGAAATTACAGCCTATGGGGATCCCTTTTCTTAGGCCTCCTGATTACTATGCTGAGATGGTGAAGTCAGATGCCCACATGTTAAAGATCAAAGGCAAGCTATtagtagagaagaagaagattgagGAGgccgaggagaggaagaaggcacGGGAGGCCAAAAAGATAGCAAAAGAGCTCCAAGCCCAAAAGGCCAAGGAAAGGGCCAAGCGCAAGAAAGAGGAGATTGAGTCGGTTAAAAAATGGAGAAAACAGAGGCAGCAAAATGGGTTTGCCAGAGGAAAGGGTGATGAAGTGGATTTGGCTTTCGATGACTTTGAGAGGACAAAGAAAAGGAGGCCTGGGGTGGCTCCTGGTGATAGATCTGGAGGATTCGCAAGAAAAAGAGGCAATGAGAAAGGTGGGAAGAAAAGGGAGTTTAGAGATGCTAAGTTTGGTCATGGTGGTAGGAAAGGCATGAGAAAACAGAATATTGCTGAGACAACAAATGACTTGAGAGGCTTCAACGATGGTGACATgtccaaaaataagagaagaaaaggGTGA
- the LOC105049743 gene encoding probable rRNA-processing protein EBP2 homolog isoform X2, producing MVAFKETEILLNGETMMADDVEDVDDEESESEPEEVALSEPAKNAVYNKEGLLEKLDDISWPENVEWIHKLTVDHDHDQEKEIDVNDDLARELAFYTQALDGTRQAFEKLQPMGIPFLRPPDYYAEMVKSDAHMLKIKGKLLVEKKKIEEAEERKKAREAKKIAKELQAQKAKERAKRKKEEIESVKKWRKQRQQNGFARGKGDEVDLAFDDFERTKKRRPGVAPGDRSGGFARKRGNEKGGKKREFRDAKFGHGGRKGMRKQNIAETTNDLRGFNDGDMSKNKRRKG from the coding sequence ATGGTTGCATTCAAAGAAACAGAAATTCTGCTTAATGGTGAAACAATGATGGCTGATGATGTGGAAGATGTAGATGATGAAGAATCAGAGTCTGAACCTGAAGAAGTGGCGTTATCTGAACCTGCGAAGAATGCTGTGTACAATAAAGAAGGCCTTCTCGAGAAGCTTGATGATATATCATGGCCAGAAAATGTTGAATGGATTCACAAACTAACTGTCGATCATGATCATGATCAGGAGAAGGAAATCGATGTGAATGACGACTTAGCTCGTGAGCTAGCATTTTACACACAGGCATTGGATGGGACTCGCCAAGCTTTTGAGAAATTACAGCCTATGGGGATCCCTTTTCTTAGGCCTCCTGATTACTATGCTGAGATGGTGAAGTCAGATGCCCACATGTTAAAGATCAAAGGCAAGCTATtagtagagaagaagaagattgagGAGgccgaggagaggaagaaggcacGGGAGGCCAAAAAGATAGCAAAAGAGCTCCAAGCCCAAAAGGCCAAGGAAAGGGCCAAGCGCAAGAAAGAGGAGATTGAGTCGGTTAAAAAATGGAGAAAACAGAGGCAGCAAAATGGGTTTGCCAGAGGAAAGGGTGATGAAGTGGATTTGGCTTTCGATGACTTTGAGAGGACAAAGAAAAGGAGGCCTGGGGTGGCTCCTGGTGATAGATCTGGAGGATTCGCAAGAAAAAGAGGCAATGAGAAAGGTGGGAAGAAAAGGGAGTTTAGAGATGCTAAGTTTGGTCATGGTGGTAGGAAAGGCATGAGAAAACAGAATATTGCTGAGACAACAAATGACTTGAGAGGCTTCAACGATGGTGACATgtccaaaaataagagaagaaaaggGTGA